A section of the Virgibacillus sp. NKC19-3 genome encodes:
- a CDS encoding CPBP family intramembrane glutamic endopeptidase: MNKRKILTYVLWLYVLTFGSASLFFLSGLGSNMPLLSIFMTVYMFFPLVTVFIVQKWIYKEAVARPLLFTGRLNWWWPAAAIFPLLLVGLTALVAVLFPGVTLDLGMEGYIDMLDTGTAAAMNDLFEMLPFHPLWLLLGQAIIGGVTINAIFAFGEEVGWRGFLLREFRELGFWKASLLIGVIWGPWHAPLTLFAGHNYPSTPIFGVFMMTVFCMLVSPILSFITIKSRSIFPAAFFHGVINGGTSLGIIIVAGGNPELLNGLTGLAGFIVLLAVNVIIFICTRSTINHDYKAAFAQSEHRLK, encoded by the coding sequence ATGAATAAAAGAAAGATCCTGACTTATGTTTTATGGCTCTACGTATTGACCTTCGGTAGTGCTTCCTTGTTTTTTCTTAGTGGTCTCGGAAGTAACATGCCTCTCTTAAGCATATTCATGACCGTATATATGTTTTTTCCGCTTGTTACCGTCTTTATCGTCCAAAAATGGATCTACAAAGAAGCAGTCGCCCGTCCGTTATTGTTCACGGGACGCCTAAATTGGTGGTGGCCGGCCGCTGCGATTTTTCCACTGTTGCTTGTTGGGCTAACCGCGTTGGTTGCTGTTTTATTCCCAGGTGTAACACTTGATTTGGGCATGGAAGGTTATATAGACATGCTTGATACGGGAACTGCGGCAGCTATGAATGATTTATTTGAGATGTTGCCTTTCCATCCGCTATGGTTACTCCTAGGTCAAGCTATTATTGGCGGAGTTACCATTAATGCAATTTTCGCTTTTGGAGAAGAGGTGGGCTGGCGTGGATTTTTATTGAGGGAGTTCCGCGAGCTTGGTTTCTGGAAAGCCTCTTTGCTCATAGGAGTCATCTGGGGGCCGTGGCATGCGCCGCTGACGCTCTTTGCAGGTCATAATTACCCCAGTACCCCTATCTTTGGTGTCTTCATGATGACGGTGTTTTGCATGCTTGTATCACCGATTTTGTCTTTTATTACGATTAAATCGCGTTCCATTTTTCCGGCTGCATTTTTTCATGGTGTCATCAATGGTGGTACTTCCCTAGGCATTATAATCGTAGCTGGCGGAAATCCGGAATTGCTCAACGGGTTGACAGGGCTTGCTGGTTTCATCGTTTTATTGGCTGTGAACGTGATCATTTTTATTTGTACACGAAGCACGATTAACCACGATTACAAAGCAGCCTTTGCACAGTCGGAGCATCGTCTTAAATAA
- the prpF gene encoding 2-methylaconitate cis-trans isomerase PrpF, whose amino-acid sequence MENGGEQIEIPAVYMRGGTSKGVFMLQDDLPADPTTRDKVLLRIMGSPDPYGQQIDGMGGATSSTSKVVIISKSDRPGCDVDYLFGQVAIDQPLIDWSGNCGNLTSAVGPFAIHQGLVEAPKHGMATVNIWQENIGKKIIAHVPIKNGKVQELGNFELAGVTFPAAEVKLEFLDPAAAGGGVFPTGNPLDIMHVPGIGEIEATLINAGNPAVFVVASSLGLKGTELQADINSNTALLEQFESIRTHSAVIMGLEKSVEDAKKRQHTPKIAFFEEATNYTTSAGKDVEGGTIDMLARILSMGKLHHAMTGTGAVAIAAAASIPGTTVSRILGDVRSELRLGHPSGTLTVGAEATKEASGWNVGKVVMSRSARRLMEGSVLIPDLDSCYQ is encoded by the coding sequence ATGGAGAATGGGGGAGAACAAATAGAGATTCCGGCTGTTTATATGCGGGGTGGAACAAGCAAGGGAGTCTTTATGCTACAAGATGATTTACCCGCTGATCCAACAACACGGGATAAGGTGTTATTGCGTATCATGGGAAGTCCAGACCCTTATGGACAGCAGATCGATGGAATGGGCGGTGCAACGTCAAGTACGAGTAAAGTGGTGATTATAAGCAAAAGTGATCGTCCGGGATGTGATGTGGATTATTTATTTGGGCAAGTAGCTATTGATCAGCCTTTGATAGATTGGAGTGGCAATTGTGGAAATCTTACTTCGGCTGTTGGCCCATTTGCCATACATCAAGGATTGGTAGAAGCTCCAAAGCACGGAATGGCCACCGTTAATATTTGGCAGGAAAATATCGGCAAAAAAATTATAGCTCATGTTCCAATAAAGAATGGGAAAGTACAGGAACTAGGGAATTTTGAGCTTGCTGGGGTAACGTTTCCAGCAGCGGAAGTAAAGTTGGAATTTCTTGATCCCGCTGCTGCTGGTGGTGGGGTGTTTCCTACAGGGAATCCGCTAGATATCATGCATGTCCCAGGTATAGGTGAAATAGAGGCTACTTTAATCAATGCGGGGAACCCTGCCGTCTTTGTGGTAGCTTCATCGTTGGGGCTTAAAGGGACGGAGCTGCAGGCAGATATAAACAGTAATACAGCCTTGCTGGAACAGTTTGAATCAATAAGAACGCATAGTGCTGTTATCATGGGGCTGGAGAAAAGCGTGGAAGATGCTAAGAAGCGTCAGCACACACCAAAGATTGCTTTTTTTGAAGAAGCAACGAATTACACCACTTCTGCTGGAAAAGACGTGGAGGGTGGAACTATTGATATGTTGGCACGGATTCTTTCAATGGGCAAACTACATCACGCTATGACTGGTACAGGGGCAGTAGCCATTGCAGCCGCAGCTTCGATACCAGGAACTACTGTGAGCAGAATTTTAGGTGATGTTAGGTCCGAACTTCGCCTTGGTCATCCATCAGGTACGTTGACTGTCGGTGCCGAAGCAACAAAGGAGGCATCTGGCTGGAATGTAGGAAAAGTGGTAATGAGCCGTAGCGCAAGAAGATTGATGGAGGGTTCTGTTCTGATACCTGATTTGGATAGCTGTTATCAATAG
- a CDS encoding nucleotidyltransferase family protein, producing the protein MDKGKIISLIKEDEWMMDILRSAKSLNLLDWWICAGFVRSKIWDTLHHFDERTPIPDIDVIYYDVTNRKESAEKTLEEMLQNLMPNIPWSVKNEARMHINNNVPPYSSSMDAISKFPETATALGVKLDEKDNVILIAPCGISDVVHLEVKPTPFFIEDRQRLKIYEERITKKNWKSTWNNLKVFHAFD; encoded by the coding sequence ATGGATAAAGGTAAAATTATTTCACTAATAAAAGAAGATGAATGGATGATGGATATATTACGATCAGCAAAATCATTGAATTTACTTGATTGGTGGATATGTGCTGGATTTGTTCGTTCAAAAATATGGGATACCCTCCATCATTTCGATGAAAGAACGCCTATTCCGGATATTGATGTGATATATTATGATGTTACAAATCGCAAAGAATCCGCAGAAAAAACACTTGAAGAAATGCTTCAAAATCTTATGCCGAACATTCCTTGGTCGGTGAAAAATGAAGCAAGAATGCATATTAATAACAATGTACCGCCTTATTCTTCCTCAATGGATGCTATTTCAAAGTTTCCAGAAACAGCGACAGCTTTGGGTGTGAAGTTAGATGAGAAGGATAATGTGATATTAATAGCGCCTTGTGGAATTAGCGATGTTGTCCATTTAGAGGTAAAGCCAACTCCATTTTTCATAGAGGACAGGCAGCGTCTGAAAATATATGAAGAACGTATAACAAAAAAGAATTGGAAATCAACCTGGAATAATTTAAAAGTGTTTCATGCCTTTGACTAA
- a CDS encoding response regulator transcription factor: protein MIRIVIAEDQRMLLGALGSILDLEEDMEVVGQARNGQEALAVVKREEPDICIMDIEMPLKSGLDAAEELKDDACKVIVLTTFARTGYFERARSAGVSGYLLKDSPSEELATSIRTIMDGRRIYAPELVDMALDNGSPLTSREEQVIKLIAEGKTTKEIANELFITNGTVRNYVSVILDKLNVSNRIEAISKFKEEGWFM, encoded by the coding sequence GTGATTCGTATCGTAATTGCTGAGGACCAGCGCATGCTGCTTGGCGCGCTTGGGTCTATACTTGATTTGGAGGAAGATATGGAGGTTGTCGGACAAGCCAGGAACGGGCAAGAAGCGCTAGCTGTCGTGAAGCGGGAGGAACCGGACATCTGTATTATGGATATTGAAATGCCGCTAAAAAGTGGATTGGATGCGGCAGAGGAACTCAAAGATGATGCTTGTAAAGTGATTGTGCTGACTACATTTGCACGTACCGGATATTTTGAACGTGCAAGAAGTGCCGGGGTGAGCGGCTACTTGCTCAAAGACAGCCCAAGTGAGGAATTGGCAACTTCGATACGTACGATTATGGATGGCAGAAGAATTTACGCTCCGGAATTGGTTGATATGGCACTTGATAATGGAAGTCCGTTGACTAGTCGGGAAGAGCAAGTTATTAAGCTTATTGCTGAGGGCAAAACGACAAAGGAAATTGCAAATGAGCTGTTTATTACGAATGGCACGGTTCGTAATTATGTTTCCGTGATTTTGGATAAGCTGAATGTGAGCAACCGGATTGAGGCCATCTCGAAGTTTAAGGAAGAAGGGTGGTTTATGTAA
- a CDS encoding sensor histidine kinase, translating into MQSWYHIIPKNTGLSAYAWIIFCVLPFYFVFRSSGMWEIIFGIVMILLFFAIYRVSFLSPTWTWTVYVSVSLNMVISVVMTVFLGYVYFALFLAFYIGNIQHKGGFITLYVVHLVTTIGAVGIGFFTTNEYFFSQLPFILIAVIGVILLPFTLYNRNKRERLEDQLQDANEKISQLVVVEERHRIARDLHDTLGQKLSLIGLKSDLAGKLVEAKPETTKSELRDIHQTARTALKEVREMVSDMKGKKLKDEMVRIQQILQAAQIKFYLEGNPNLSHTPLLIENVLSMCLKEAVTNVVKHSQASSCQISIVQSSTAVILQVKDDGIGVPDQLPFKENGIQGMRERLEFVNGSLGIDASNGTTLIIQVPQVIQQMEEEGLS; encoded by the coding sequence ATGCAAAGCTGGTACCATATTATTCCGAAGAACACCGGACTGAGTGCCTACGCTTGGATTATATTTTGTGTTTTACCATTCTATTTTGTCTTTCGTTCCTCGGGCATGTGGGAAATTATTTTTGGTATCGTCATGATTTTGCTGTTTTTCGCGATATACCGGGTCTCCTTTCTTTCGCCGACATGGACATGGACGGTATATGTATCGGTGAGCTTAAATATGGTGATAAGTGTTGTGATGACAGTGTTTCTGGGCTATGTTTATTTCGCCTTGTTTTTAGCTTTTTACATTGGAAACATTCAGCATAAAGGTGGGTTCATCACCTTGTATGTGGTTCATCTTGTCACCACAATTGGTGCTGTGGGTATTGGATTTTTTACAACGAATGAATATTTCTTCTCCCAGCTGCCGTTTATCCTCATTGCTGTAATTGGTGTTATTCTGCTGCCATTTACATTATATAATCGGAATAAGCGGGAAAGGTTGGAGGATCAGTTACAGGACGCAAATGAAAAGATTTCCCAATTAGTTGTTGTGGAGGAACGGCACCGAATTGCGCGCGACCTACATGACACCTTGGGGCAAAAGCTCTCCCTCATTGGCCTCAAAAGTGATTTGGCCGGGAAATTAGTAGAAGCAAAACCGGAAACAACGAAATCGGAGCTTCGTGATATTCATCAGACAGCAAGGACGGCTTTAAAAGAAGTGCGTGAAATGGTTTCAGATATGAAAGGCAAGAAATTGAAAGATGAAATGGTTCGTATCCAGCAAATTTTGCAAGCTGCCCAAATTAAATTTTATTTGGAAGGAAATCCGAATCTTAGCCATACACCATTACTAATTGAAAATGTGCTCAGTATGTGTTTAAAAGAGGCTGTGACCAATGTAGTTAAGCACAGTCAAGCCTCGAGTTGTCAGATATCCATTGTACAATCTTCTACTGCAGTAATACTTCAAGTCAAGGATGATGGAATAGGTGTCCCGGATCAATTGCCTTTTAAGGAAAATGGTATTCAGGGCATGAGAGAGCGTTTGGAGTTTGTGAATGGGAGCTTAGGAATTGATGCTTCAAATGGTACAACACTAATCATTCAAGTGCCGCAAGTTATTCAACAAATGGAGGAGGAGGGGTTGTCGTGA
- a CDS encoding fatty acid desaturase produces MSKQKQAELRKSVIPFASSDHKASIIQLINTIIPFFLIWFLAYQSLSISVWLTVALAVVASGFVVRTFIIFHDCTHGSFFKSSKTNRIVGTITGIITLFAFDKWKRSHAIHHATSSNLDKRGTGDVWVMTVDEYVAANFWSRLTYRLYRTPIVMFGLGPIYLFLVSNRFNRKGAKRKERMNTYLINSSIAVIYGLIIWAIGWQAFLIIQLPILFVAGAAGIWLFYVQHQFEDSYFENEDEWDFVKAAVDGSSYYKLPKVMEWLTGSIGYHHVHHLSPRVPNYNLEKAHESTPPLQKATTITLASSLKSIRFRLYDEANKTFVSFSEVKAVLKRRKLNLHLNHPKTSIQEK; encoded by the coding sequence ATGAGTAAACAAAAACAGGCAGAATTAAGAAAAAGTGTCATTCCTTTTGCAAGTTCGGATCACAAGGCGAGCATTATACAGCTGATTAACACAATCATCCCGTTTTTCCTGATTTGGTTCCTTGCATACCAAAGTTTGTCCATTTCCGTTTGGCTAACTGTGGCCTTAGCGGTGGTAGCCTCTGGGTTTGTCGTTCGGACATTTATTATATTCCATGATTGTACGCATGGATCTTTTTTCAAAAGCAGTAAGACGAACCGGATTGTCGGTACAATCACGGGGATTATTACGTTATTTGCTTTTGATAAATGGAAACGAAGTCATGCAATCCATCATGCAACGAGCAGTAATTTAGATAAGCGTGGCACGGGAGATGTGTGGGTGATGACGGTGGATGAATATGTTGCTGCAAACTTTTGGAGCAGACTCACGTACCGTCTGTACCGGACACCGATTGTTATGTTCGGATTAGGCCCGATCTACCTTTTCCTTGTATCCAACCGTTTTAATCGAAAAGGGGCAAAACGGAAGGAACGCATGAATACGTATTTGATCAATAGTTCTATTGCTGTCATTTATGGGTTAATCATTTGGGCAATTGGCTGGCAGGCATTCCTGATCATTCAGCTTCCGATTCTATTCGTAGCGGGTGCGGCAGGGATATGGCTGTTCTATGTACAGCATCAGTTTGAAGATTCCTACTTTGAAAATGAAGATGAATGGGATTTTGTAAAAGCTGCTGTTGATGGAAGCTCCTATTATAAGCTGCCGAAAGTAATGGAATGGCTGACAGGAAGTATTGGCTACCATCATGTGCATCACTTAAGTCCAAGGGTTCCGAATTATAATTTGGAGAAGGCACATGAATCCACACCACCCCTGCAGAAGGCGACAACAATCACGCTTGCTTCCAGCTTAAAGTCGATTCGTTTCAGGCTTTATGATGAAGCAAATAAAACGTTTGTAAGTTTTTCGGAGGTGAAAGCTGTATTGAAACGAAGAAAGTTGAACCTGCATCTCAATCACCCGAAAACAAGCATTCAAGAAAAATAA